One Vibrio penaeicida DNA segment encodes these proteins:
- the udp gene encoding uridine phosphorylase — protein MSEAVFHLGVTKEALAGSTLAIIPGDPARVQKIAEQMENPVFLASHREYTLYRAELDGKPVVVCSTGIGGPSTSIAVEELAQLGVRTFLRVGTTGAIQPHVNVGDMIVTTGSVRLDGASLHFAPMEFPAVADFDIATAMKEAVVEAGATAHTGVTASSDTFYPGQERYDTFSGRVVKRFQGSMQEWQDMGVLNFEMESATLLTMCASSGLKAGCVAGVIINRTQKETPDHSTLKETEAKSIKIVVEAARKML, from the coding sequence ATGTCTGAAGCTGTATTTCACTTAGGTGTTACCAAAGAAGCTCTTGCTGGTTCTACATTGGCTATCATCCCTGGTGATCCTGCTCGAGTTCAAAAAATTGCTGAGCAAATGGAAAACCCTGTATTTTTGGCAAGCCACCGTGAATATACGTTGTACCGTGCAGAATTAGATGGAAAGCCTGTTGTTGTTTGTTCTACAGGTATAGGCGGTCCTTCAACTTCTATTGCTGTTGAAGAGCTTGCTCAACTGGGTGTCCGCACCTTCCTACGTGTAGGGACTACTGGTGCAATTCAACCGCATGTGAATGTGGGCGATATGATTGTAACCACCGGGTCTGTTCGCTTAGACGGTGCTAGCCTTCATTTTGCACCAATGGAATTCCCAGCTGTAGCTGACTTTGACATCGCGACAGCGATGAAGGAAGCGGTTGTTGAAGCTGGCGCGACTGCGCACACAGGTGTAACGGCATCAAGTGACACTTTTTACCCAGGGCAAGAGCGCTACGATACGTTTTCTGGTCGTGTTGTTAAGCGCTTCCAAGGTTCTATGCAAGAGTGGCAGGACATGGGGGTTCTAAACTTTGAAATGGAATCTGCCACACTGCTAACCATGTGTGCGAGCTCTGGGCTTAAAGCGGGCTGCGTCGCAGGTGTTATTATTAACCGTACTCAAAAAGAAACGCCTGATCACAGCACACTGAAAGAGACAGAAGCGAAATCGATCAAAATTGTAGTCGAGGCTGCACGTAAAATGCTGTAA